A window of the Verminephrobacter eiseniae EF01-2 genome harbors these coding sequences:
- a CDS encoding 5-guanidino-2-oxopentanoate decarboxylase: MTITLGQVLIRILEDYGVEHVFGIPGIHTVELYRGLAASSIRHITPRHEQGAGFMADGYARASGKPGVCFIITGPGMTNVATALGQAYSDSVPMLVLSSVHARNHLGAGNAGSGRLHELRSQQALVAGLTAFSHTLMQPDDLPVALARAFAVFDSARPRPVHIEIPLDLIGADASHLSPKSLVRSRKPLAGQPSIDDAAAWLAGAARPLILAGGGAVHAASALRALAEHLQAPTALTVHAKGLLPAAHPLLLGSTQSTEPTRQLVREADVVLAVGTELGETDYDTVFDGGFGISGALIRVDIDADQLARNFAPTCTVLGDSADALERLCRALQQAPARPPGTPPSHAPAGEASAWGACRVHAVRAQLESAWDLPFKAQRHYLETVLAELPDALFAGDSTQPVYQGNLAIDMPGPRRWFNSSTGYGTLGYGLPAAIGAQLAAPDRPVVCLIGDGGLQFTLPELASAVEAGLAPIILLWNNGGYEEIRRCMRQRDIRPIGVDLYTPDFQLLARGFGCDACRADDASALRRALRQARSGTRDRPVLIETSQAHWHAHAYAADRQTATTPPGPLHGDTDA, from the coding sequence ATGACGATCACCCTCGGACAAGTCCTGATCCGGATACTCGAAGACTACGGCGTCGAGCATGTCTTCGGCATCCCCGGCATTCACACGGTGGAGCTCTACCGTGGCCTGGCCGCTTCATCGATCCGCCACATCACGCCGCGCCATGAACAAGGTGCCGGCTTCATGGCCGATGGTTACGCAAGAGCGAGCGGCAAGCCCGGCGTCTGCTTCATCATCACCGGCCCCGGCATGACCAATGTGGCCACCGCGCTGGGCCAGGCGTACTCCGACTCGGTTCCGATGCTGGTGCTGTCCAGCGTCCATGCGCGCAACCACTTGGGCGCCGGCAACGCGGGCAGCGGGCGCCTGCACGAACTGCGCTCGCAGCAGGCGCTGGTGGCAGGGTTGACCGCTTTCTCACACACGCTGATGCAGCCCGATGATCTGCCCGTGGCGCTGGCGCGCGCTTTTGCGGTGTTCGATAGCGCCCGGCCACGGCCCGTGCATATCGAAATTCCGCTGGACCTGATCGGCGCCGACGCCAGCCACCTGTCCCCGAAGTCCCTGGTGCGCTCGCGCAAACCGCTGGCCGGCCAGCCATCGATCGACGACGCGGCAGCATGGCTGGCAGGGGCCGCACGCCCGCTGATTCTTGCCGGCGGTGGCGCCGTGCATGCGGCGTCTGCGCTGCGGGCATTGGCCGAGCATCTGCAGGCACCGACTGCGCTGACCGTCCATGCCAAAGGTCTGCTGCCAGCGGCCCATCCGCTGCTGCTGGGATCGACGCAATCGACGGAGCCGACACGCCAACTGGTGCGAGAAGCCGACGTGGTGTTGGCCGTGGGCACCGAACTCGGAGAAACGGACTACGACACGGTGTTCGATGGCGGCTTTGGCATCAGCGGCGCGCTGATTCGCGTGGACATCGATGCGGACCAACTGGCGCGCAACTTTGCCCCCACATGCACCGTGCTCGGCGACAGCGCAGATGCGCTGGAGCGTCTGTGCCGGGCCTTGCAGCAGGCCCCGGCGCGGCCCCCGGGCACCCCACCAAGCCATGCCCCGGCAGGCGAGGCCAGCGCCTGGGGTGCCTGCCGTGTCCATGCCGTGCGCGCGCAGTTGGAGAGCGCCTGGGATCTGCCCTTCAAAGCCCAGCGGCACTACCTGGAAACGGTGTTGGCTGAACTACCCGATGCGCTGTTTGCCGGCGACTCCACCCAGCCCGTGTACCAGGGCAATCTGGCCATCGATATGCCCGGGCCGAGGCGCTGGTTCAACTCGTCCACGGGCTACGGGACTTTGGGCTACGGCTTGCCGGCGGCCATCGGTGCCCAGCTCGCAGCGCCAGACCGCCCCGTGGTGTGCCTGATCGGTGATGGCGGCCTGCAGTTCACACTGCCCGAACTGGCCAGTGCAGTCGAAGCCGGCCTGGCACCCATCATCTTGCTGTGGAACAACGGCGGTTACGAGGAAATCCGACGCTGCATGCGCCAGCGCGACATACGACCCATCGGCGTGGACCTGTACACGCCGGATTTTCAGTTGCTCGCGCGCGGCTTTGGCTGCGATGCCTGCCGGGCAGACGATGCCAGCGCATTGCGGCGGGCGCTGCGCCAGGCACGCTCCGGCACGCGCGACAGACCGGTGTTGATCGAAACCTCGCAAGCCCATTGGCATGCCCATGCGTATGCCGCCGATCGGCAAACGGCAACCACCCCGCCAGGGCCACTCCATGGAGACACCGATGCTTGA
- a CDS encoding class II aldolase/adducin family protein — MLETENALRTRLASLYRLLAFFRMTDLIDTHISARIPGTANQFLINRYGVLFHQMQPQDLIRIDPEGQPIDAPDAAQRVNAAGFTIHSAIHMARHDLACVIHTHTADGIAVSCQQQGLLAISQHALKFYRRHGYHDYEGIALDLDERSRLVASLGKHQVLILRNHGLLAAGRSIAEAFLNIWFLERACQAQVKALSGGAKIVIPPESVCERTALQFEQEDNLEHAELVWNAALGLIE; from the coding sequence ATGCTTGAAACAGAAAACGCGCTACGAACCCGGCTGGCGTCGCTGTACCGCTTGCTCGCGTTCTTCCGGATGACGGATCTGATCGATACACACATCAGCGCACGCATTCCCGGCACGGCCAACCAATTCCTGATCAATCGGTACGGTGTGCTGTTCCATCAGATGCAGCCGCAGGACTTGATCAGGATCGATCCCGAAGGCCAGCCCATTGATGCGCCCGACGCTGCACAGCGGGTCAACGCAGCGGGGTTCACCATTCATTCGGCCATCCACATGGCAAGGCATGATCTGGCTTGCGTGATCCATACCCATACGGCCGATGGCATTGCGGTGTCTTGCCAGCAGCAGGGGCTGCTTGCGATCAGCCAACATGCGCTGAAGTTCTATCGCCGCCATGGCTACCATGACTATGAGGGCATTGCGCTCGACTTGGACGAACGCTCGCGCCTGGTGGCGAGCCTGGGCAAGCACCAGGTGCTGATTTTGCGCAACCATGGCCTGCTGGCAGCGGGGCGCTCGATCGCCGAAGCATTCCTGAACATCTGGTTCCTGGAGCGCGCCTGCCAGGCACAGGTCAAAGCACTGAGCGGCGGCGCGAAGATCGTCATCCCGCCGGAATCGGTGTGTGAACGCACCGCTTTGCAGTTCGAGCAGGAAGACAACCTCGAGCACGCCGAACTGGTCTGGAATGCCGCGCTCGGGCTTATCGAGTAA
- a CDS encoding YnfA family protein, which yields MELLKATVLFTITAVVEIVGCYLPWLVIKQNKPLWLLLPAALSLALFAWLLTLHPSAAGRTYAAYGGIYIAVALAWLHWVDGVSLTRWDVAGATVAMVGMLIIMLQPASA from the coding sequence ATGGAACTTCTGAAAGCCACCGTGCTTTTCACCATTACCGCCGTAGTTGAAATTGTCGGCTGCTATCTGCCCTGGTTGGTCATCAAGCAAAACAAACCCCTTTGGCTGCTATTGCCTGCTGCGCTGTCATTGGCTTTGTTTGCCTGGCTGCTGACCTTGCACCCCAGCGCTGCGGGGCGCACTTACGCTGCCTATGGCGGGATATACATCGCGGTGGCCTTGGCCTGGCTGCATTGGGTCGATGGTGTTTCACTGACGCGCTGGGATGTTGCAGGAGCCACTGTGGCCATGGTGGGCATGCTCATCATCATGCTGCAACCGGCAAGTGCTTGA
- a CDS encoding heavy metal sensor histidine kinase: MKNSIIARLVIMFAAAALIIFSLIGSVLYAVVDNELLHHERNSLVTTFKDIEYMVSRAGTTERWAHVQVKLDTLTPADGKVRFWIFSDDPRFGYGKDLAELHEFANHPNNLGRMSIKGKKYPLHTLTRILPAYLDRPAIRLTVGVDAASYFETLRTFVAAMTGLSLAGVLLVILCGYWIARTGLQPLKKMSDKAQTLSPKTLSERLTLSALPDELSDLAQAFNGALDRMENAYKQLEAFNADVAHELRTPLANLIGETQVALSRERSAPEFESVLQSNLEEMDRLRSIINDMLFLARCDQGEAATGLVHALIADEVQKTMDFFEFVLDETGMRVEISGDTHATALIETSLFRRALTNLLQNAIQHSPAGACIEVAIDAKNHGVQIAVSNPGEPVEQGHLPRLFDRFYRVDTARRDINGIHGHGLGLAIVKAIALMHGGSVFAASTGGVTTIGFTTARF; the protein is encoded by the coding sequence ATGAAAAACTCCATCATTGCGCGTCTGGTCATCATGTTTGCCGCTGCGGCGCTGATCATTTTCTCGCTGATCGGCAGCGTGCTCTACGCCGTGGTCGACAATGAATTGCTGCACCACGAGCGCAACAGCCTGGTCACGACCTTCAAGGACATCGAATACATGGTGTCGCGGGCAGGCACCACCGAGCGCTGGGCGCATGTCCAGGTCAAACTCGATACATTGACGCCAGCCGACGGCAAGGTGCGATTCTGGATTTTCAGCGACGACCCGCGCTTTGGCTACGGCAAAGACCTGGCCGAATTGCACGAATTCGCCAACCACCCCAATAACCTCGGCAGGATGAGCATCAAAGGCAAAAAATACCCGCTCCACACGCTGACCAGGATATTGCCCGCCTATCTCGACCGCCCCGCCATTCGCCTCACCGTCGGCGTGGACGCCGCATCCTATTTTGAAACCCTGCGTACCTTCGTCGCCGCCATGACGGGCCTGTCGCTGGCCGGCGTTCTGCTGGTCATTCTGTGCGGTTACTGGATTGCCCGCACCGGCTTGCAGCCATTGAAGAAAATGTCGGACAAGGCACAGACGCTCAGCCCGAAAACCCTCTCGGAACGGCTGACCCTCTCGGCCTTGCCGGATGAATTGTCCGATCTGGCGCAAGCCTTCAACGGCGCGCTGGATCGGATGGAAAACGCCTACAAGCAACTGGAAGCCTTCAATGCCGATGTCGCCCACGAATTGCGCACACCACTGGCCAATTTGATTGGCGAAACCCAGGTCGCCCTGTCGCGCGAACGCAGCGCGCCTGAATTTGAATCGGTGCTGCAATCGAATCTGGAAGAAATGGACCGGCTGCGCTCCATCATCAACGACATGCTGTTTCTGGCCCGCTGCGACCAGGGCGAAGCCGCCACCGGCCTGGTGCACGCACTGATTGCAGACGAGGTGCAAAAGACCATGGACTTCTTTGAATTCGTCCTCGACGAAACCGGGATGCGCGTGGAAATCAGCGGCGACACCCACGCCACCGCACTGATTGAAACCTCGCTGTTTCGTCGCGCACTGACCAACCTGCTGCAAAACGCCATCCAGCACTCCCCGGCAGGCGCCTGCATCGAGGTCGCGATCGACGCCAAAAACCACGGCGTGCAAATCGCGGTATCCAACCCGGGAGAACCGGTCGAACAAGGCCATCTGCCCCGGCTGTTTGACCGCTTTTATCGCGTCGACACGGCACGGCGCGACATCAACGGCATCCACGGCCACGGCCTCGGCCTGGCGATTGTCAAGGCCATTGCGCTGATGCACGGCGGCAGCGTGTTTGCCGCCAGCACAGGGGGTGTGACCACCATAGGATTTACTACGGCGCGGTTTTGA
- a CDS encoding heavy metal response regulator transcription factor — protein MKILIVEDEHKMAEYLRKGLSEQGCTVDLAANGIDGQHLAIWHDYDVIVLDAMLPGLDGFSVLRSLRILKQTPVIMLTARDRVEDRIKGLHDGADDYLIKPFSFLELLARLQALTRRGRAQEPAQLRIGDLQIDLLSRKALRNNTRIDLTAKEFALLAIMARRQGEILSKTAIAELVWDMNFDSNTNVVEVAIKRLRAKIDAPFSQKLLHTIRGMGYVLEPRATAHDGEGG, from the coding sequence ATGAAAATCCTGATCGTCGAAGACGAGCACAAGATGGCAGAGTATCTCCGCAAAGGCTTGAGCGAGCAGGGCTGCACCGTCGATCTGGCCGCCAACGGCATCGACGGCCAGCATCTGGCAATCTGGCACGATTATGATGTGATCGTGCTCGATGCCATGCTGCCCGGTCTGGATGGATTTTCGGTGCTGCGCTCGCTGCGCATCCTCAAACAGACGCCCGTCATCATGCTGACCGCCCGCGACCGTGTGGAAGACCGCATCAAAGGCTTGCACGACGGTGCCGACGATTATTTGATCAAACCCTTCTCGTTTCTCGAATTGCTGGCACGCTTGCAGGCGCTGACGCGGCGCGGCCGCGCACAGGAGCCGGCGCAACTGCGCATCGGCGACCTGCAAATCGACCTGCTCAGCCGCAAAGCCTTGCGCAACAACACCCGCATCGACCTCACCGCCAAGGAATTTGCGCTGCTGGCCATCATGGCGCGCCGCCAGGGCGAGATATTATCCAAGACCGCCATCGCCGAACTGGTCTGGGACATGAATTTCGACAGCAACACCAACGTCGTCGAAGTCGCCATCAAACGCCTGCGCGCCAAGATCGATGCGCCGTTCAGCCAGAAACTGCTGCACACGATACGCGGCATGGGCTATGTGCTGGAACCACGCGCCACCGCGCATGATGGGGAAGGCGGATGA
- a CDS encoding efflux RND transporter permease subunit: protein MSVSARFIQRPIGTTLLAIAILLVGIAVWPLLPVAPLPQVDFPTIQVSASLPGGSPETMASNVAQPLERQFSLIAGLSQMTSQSALGSTQITLQFDLNRNIDAAALDVQAAINASTGQLPTSLPNPPTFRKVNPADSPIMIMSVQSDALPLTQVNDYADNILAQQISQISGVGLVSVHGQQKPAVRIQVDPARLATLGLSLEDIRGAIATTSVNQPKGTVDGAHQSFTVYTNDQLLSAEPWNDMVLAYRHGAPVRVRDIGVAIDAPENNKIAAWAYAGAMAPSDDTLANGRAIVLAITKQPGANVIETVGRIKAAMPRLRAAIPASVRVDTLIDRTQTIRASVGDVEFTLVLSIALVVMVIFVFLRNVAATLIPGITVPLALMGTAGVMYLAGYSLDNLSLMALTIAVGFVVDDAIVMLENIYRHVEAGMTPMQAALKGASEIGFTIISISVSLVAVFIPLLLMGGIVGRLFREFAVTVTLTIAVSVIISLTLTPMLCSRFLKNSHAARHGKPYQLFERFFDILQKGYQRSLDVVMRHQFVTLLTFIGTMAMTVMLFVAIPKGFFPQQDNGVIVGFAESAQDISSQAMQRHLLQVAEIVRKDPDVAGFAMSAGSTTFNTGNFFIALKPTDAGRTASASEIITRLRPQIAGIQGVNLFMQASQDINVGGRLARTQYQYTLTDSNLDELDTWAPKMVERLRRMKQLTDVVSDQQNNAATATITIDRARASSFGISPALIDASIYDAIGQRQVAQYFTQINSYHVVLEVTPALQRDPALFNKLYLTSPLTGQQVPLSTFIEVDTSKTAYLSISHQGQFPAVTISFNLAAGVSLGEAVDAINRAQAEMGVPTTLTGAFQGTAKAFGDSLSSQPYLIAAALIAVYIVLGLLYESYIHPLTILSTLPSAGVGALLILMAGGYDLSVIALIGIILLIGIVKKNGIMMIDFALTAERQQGMKPQAAIYQACLLRFRPIMMTTMCALLSGLPLMLGHGAGSELRRPLGYAMVGGLVLSQALTLFTTPVIYLYLDRAHYWYMGRKKSKHAGMIPAIESDAY, encoded by the coding sequence GTGAGTGTTTCCGCCCGCTTCATCCAGCGCCCGATCGGCACCACGCTGCTTGCCATTGCCATTTTGCTGGTCGGCATCGCCGTCTGGCCTTTACTGCCGGTGGCGCCGCTGCCGCAAGTCGATTTTCCGACGATTCAGGTCTCCGCCAGTTTGCCGGGCGGCAGCCCGGAAACCATGGCCTCGAATGTGGCGCAGCCCTTGGAGCGCCAATTTTCGCTGATCGCCGGTTTGTCGCAAATGACTTCGCAAAGCGCACTGGGCAGCACCCAGATTACCTTGCAGTTCGATCTCAACCGCAATATCGATGCTGCGGCCCTGGATGTGCAGGCGGCGATCAATGCCTCCACCGGGCAGTTGCCGACCAGCCTGCCGAACCCGCCGACCTTCCGCAAGGTCAACCCTGCCGATTCGCCAATCATGATCATGTCGGTGCAATCGGATGCCTTGCCGCTGACGCAGGTCAATGATTACGCCGACAATATTCTGGCGCAGCAGATTTCGCAAATTTCCGGCGTCGGTCTGGTCAGTGTCCACGGGCAGCAAAAACCGGCGGTGCGGATCCAGGTGGATCCGGCCAGGCTGGCAACGCTGGGGCTGAGTCTGGAGGATATTCGCGGTGCCATTGCCACCACCTCGGTCAATCAGCCCAAGGGCACGGTGGATGGCGCGCACCAGAGTTTTACCGTCTATACCAATGACCAGTTGCTCAGCGCCGAACCGTGGAATGACATGGTGCTGGCCTACCGCCATGGCGCGCCGGTGCGCGTGCGCGATATTGGCGTGGCCATCGATGCGCCGGAAAACAATAAAATCGCGGCCTGGGCCTATGCCGGTGCGATGGCGCCGTCCGATGACACGCTTGCCAATGGCCGCGCCATCGTATTGGCGATTACCAAACAACCGGGCGCCAACGTGATCGAAACCGTCGGTCGCATCAAGGCCGCGATGCCGCGCCTGCGCGCCGCGATTCCCGCCAGCGTGCGCGTCGATACGCTGATCGACCGCACCCAGACCATTCGCGCCTCGGTCGGCGATGTCGAGTTCACGCTGGTGCTGAGCATCGCGCTGGTGGTGATGGTGATTTTCGTCTTTCTGCGCAATGTGGCCGCCACGCTGATCCCCGGCATTACCGTGCCGCTGGCGCTGATGGGCACGGCGGGCGTGATGTATCTGGCCGGCTACAGCCTCGATAATCTGTCGCTGATGGCGCTGACGATTGCGGTCGGCTTCGTGGTCGATGACGCCATCGTGATGCTGGAAAACATTTACCGCCATGTCGAAGCAGGCATGACGCCGATGCAGGCCGCGCTCAAAGGCGCCAGCGAAATCGGCTTTACCATTATCTCCATCTCGGTCTCGCTGGTGGCGGTGTTCATTCCGCTGCTGCTGATGGGTGGCATCGTCGGTCGGCTGTTCCGCGAATTCGCCGTCACCGTGACCTTGACCATTGCCGTCTCGGTCATCATCTCGCTGACGCTGACGCCCATGCTGTGCTCGCGCTTTCTGAAAAACAGCCATGCGGCGCGGCACGGCAAGCCATATCAACTATTCGAGCGCTTTTTCGACATTCTGCAAAAGGGCTACCAGCGCAGCCTCGATGTCGTGATGCGCCATCAGTTCGTGACGCTGCTGACCTTTATCGGCACCATGGCCATGACGGTCATGCTGTTCGTGGCGATTCCCAAGGGCTTCTTCCCGCAGCAGGACAATGGCGTGATCGTCGGCTTTGCCGAATCGGCGCAGGATATTTCTTCACAAGCGATGCAGCGCCATTTGCTGCAGGTGGCAGAAATCGTGCGCAAGGACCCCGATGTGGCTGGTTTTGCGATGAGCGCCGGCTCGACCACCTTCAATACCGGCAATTTCTTCATTGCCTTGAAACCCACGGATGCAGGCCGCACGGCCAGCGCCAGCGAGATCATCACCCGCCTGCGCCCGCAAATTGCCGGCATCCAGGGCGTCAACCTGTTCATGCAGGCCAGCCAGGACATCAACGTCGGTGGCCGTCTGGCGCGCACGCAATATCAGTACACCTTGACCGACTCGAATCTGGATGAGCTCGATACCTGGGCGCCCAAAATGGTCGAGCGCCTGCGCCGGATGAAGCAATTGACCGATGTCGTCTCCGACCAGCAAAACAATGCCGCCACCGCCACCATCACCATCGACCGCGCCCGCGCCTCCAGTTTCGGCATATCGCCAGCACTGATCGATGCAAGCATTTACGACGCCATCGGCCAACGCCAGGTGGCGCAATATTTCACGCAAATCAACAGCTACCATGTGGTGCTGGAAGTGACGCCGGCATTGCAACGAGACCCGGCGCTGTTCAACAAGCTCTACCTGACTTCGCCGCTCACCGGCCAGCAAGTGCCGCTGTCCACCTTCATCGAGGTCGATACGAGCAAAACCGCCTATTTATCGATCAGCCATCAGGGCCAATTTCCGGCAGTGACGATTTCCTTCAACCTGGCCGCAGGCGTATCGTTAGGCGAAGCCGTCGATGCGATCAACCGGGCGCAGGCTGAGATGGGCGTGCCGACCACGCTGACCGGCGCCTTCCAGGGCACGGCCAAAGCCTTTGGCGATTCGCTCTCGTCGCAGCCCTACTTGATCGCGGCGGCGCTGATTGCGGTGTATATCGTGCTCGGTCTGCTGTATGAAAGCTACATCCATCCGCTGACGATTTTGTCAACGCTGCCATCGGCTGGCGTCGGCGCGCTGCTGATTCTGATGGCGGGCGGTTATGATCTCAGTGTGATCGCGTTGATTGGTATTATTTTGCTGATCGGCATCGTCAAGAAAAACGGCATCATGATGATCGACTTCGCACTGACCGCCGAGCGGCAACAGGGCATGAAACCGCAAGCAGCCATCTACCAGGCTTGCCTGCTGCGCTTTCGCCCGATCATGATGACCACCATGTGTGCGCTGCTGTCGGGCCTGCCGCTGATGCTGGGCCATGGCGCCGGCTCCGAACTGCGCCGTCCGCTGGGTTATGCGATGGTCGGCGGCCTGGTGTTATCGCAGGCGCTGACGCTGTTTACCACACCGGTGATCTATCTGTATCTGGACCGTGCGCATTACTGGTACATGGGCAGGAAAAAATCAAAACATGCGGGAATGATACCAGCCATCGAATCTGATGCGTATTGA
- a CDS encoding efflux RND transporter periplasmic adaptor subunit: MTTSFIQKSSLLAALAVLVGGAALMRRSDAVAQAPQVAHAPAISVTTVRAQERDIPLYLAGVGTATANASVTVKARIDGQLDKVGFSEGQDVREGQLLAQIDPRALQAQLAQAQAQQARDQAQLGNAQADLQRYMTLRRQDAATQQQLDTQKALVAQLDAAVKTDEAQIKYAKVQLGYTTIKAPISGRAGARLVDPGNIVHAADANGLVVINQIDPMTVQFTLPEEAVPAINRAQRASRQPLKVTAYARSNNDAPLATGQLILLNNQIDTSSGTVQLKARFANPQHALWPGQYVNVNLQMSERGMALTLPAAAVQRNQDGTYVYIVKADDTVAIQPIEVVRIQDGMAVIGKGLASAQRVVLDGQYKLKPGSRITEASAAKGYAK, from the coding sequence ATGACGACTTCATTCATTCAAAAATCGTCCCTTCTGGCGGCGCTTGCCGTTCTTGTGGGTGGCGCGGCGCTGATGCGGCGCAGCGATGCGGTTGCGCAGGCGCCGCAAGTCGCGCACGCCCCGGCCATTTCCGTGACGACAGTGCGGGCGCAGGAGCGCGATATTCCGTTGTATCTGGCGGGTGTTGGCACGGCCACGGCGAACGCCAGCGTGACGGTCAAGGCGCGCATCGATGGCCAACTCGACAAGGTTGGTTTTAGCGAAGGCCAGGATGTCAGGGAAGGCCAGTTGCTGGCGCAAATCGATCCGCGCGCGCTGCAAGCGCAACTGGCGCAAGCGCAGGCGCAACAGGCCAGGGACCAGGCGCAGTTGGGCAATGCGCAGGCCGATTTGCAGCGCTATATGACATTGCGCCGGCAAGACGCCGCCACGCAGCAGCAACTCGATACGCAAAAAGCACTGGTCGCGCAATTGGATGCCGCCGTCAAGACCGATGAGGCGCAAATCAAATACGCCAAGGTGCAACTCGGCTACACCACGATCAAGGCGCCGATCAGTGGCCGTGCCGGTGCGCGTCTGGTGGACCCGGGCAATATCGTGCACGCCGCCGATGCCAACGGCCTGGTGGTGATCAACCAGATCGATCCGATGACCGTGCAGTTCACGCTGCCGGAAGAAGCCGTGCCGGCAATCAATCGCGCGCAACGCGCCAGCCGCCAGCCGCTCAAGGTGACGGCCTATGCCCGCAGTAATAATGATGCGCCGCTGGCGACGGGCCAGCTGATTTTGCTCAATAACCAGATCGACACCAGCAGCGGCACGGTGCAGTTGAAGGCGCGCTTTGCCAATCCGCAGCACGCGCTGTGGCCCGGCCAATATGTCAACGTCAATCTGCAAATGAGCGAGCGCGGCATGGCGCTGACCTTGCCTGCCGCCGCCGTGCAGCGCAATCAGGACGGCACCTATGTCTATATCGTCAAGGCCGATGACACCGTCGCCATCCAGCCCATCGAGGTGGTTCGCATTCAGGATGGCATGGCCGTCATTGGCAAGGGGCTGGCATCGGCCCAGCGCGTCGTGCTCGATGGGCAATACAAACTGAAACCGGGCAGCCGCATCACCGAGGCCAGCGCTGCGAAAGGATATGCAAAGTGA
- a CDS encoding efflux transporter outer membrane subunit, which yields MTATAPLARIFSLLGVLACALFLGACAVGPDYVRPAMDLPVVYKEQGPWKIATPGRIDSRQRWWEAYQDAVLNDLIDQANRANQNIRFAEAQYRQAQAAAAIAHAGLWPEVSGNASRARSSNGAENTYAAGLNASWEVDIWGRVRRLAEAGDAGSEAGAASLAAARLSIQAALAQNYLQLRVTDLQKDLYARTVADYTRSLQLIRHQYDAGVALRSDVAQAETQLRSAQAQWIDLDATRTQLEHAIAILIGKAPAAFTLAAQTTLQASMPSIPAGVPSDLLERRPDIANAERLAAAANANIGVARAAWFPALTLSAAGGYSGSAFSQLFDTPGRVWSLGSALAALLFDGGARHARNDQARAAFDAAVATYKQTVLSGLQEVEDNLSTLRVLAQESQVQDQAVKAAQLSERLAMSQYQAGTSTYLSVLTTQAASLANQRGAVQLLGRQLLASVSLIKAVGGGWHASDMNQAAANH from the coding sequence ATGACAGCGACCGCGCCACTCGCACGAATATTCTCCCTGCTTGGCGTGCTCGCCTGCGCGCTGTTTCTCGGTGCTTGCGCGGTCGGCCCTGACTATGTGCGTCCGGCCATGGATTTGCCGGTGGTTTACAAGGAGCAGGGGCCGTGGAAAATCGCCACGCCGGGCCGGATCGATAGCCGGCAGCGCTGGTGGGAGGCCTATCAGGATGCAGTGCTGAACGATTTGATCGATCAGGCGAACCGGGCGAATCAGAATATCCGGTTCGCCGAGGCGCAATATCGCCAGGCGCAGGCGGCGGCTGCGATTGCGCATGCCGGTTTGTGGCCGGAGGTTTCCGGCAATGCTTCGCGTGCGCGCAGCAGCAATGGCGCAGAAAATACCTACGCCGCTGGTCTGAATGCCTCGTGGGAGGTCGATATCTGGGGCCGCGTTCGGCGTCTGGCGGAGGCTGGCGATGCCGGCAGCGAGGCCGGTGCCGCCAGTCTCGCGGCGGCGCGTTTGAGTATTCAGGCTGCGCTGGCGCAGAATTATCTGCAATTGCGCGTGACCGATTTGCAAAAGGATTTGTATGCGCGTACCGTGGCTGATTACACGCGCTCGCTGCAATTGATACGGCATCAGTATGATGCCGGTGTCGCCTTGCGCTCCGATGTGGCGCAGGCAGAAACGCAGTTGCGCTCGGCGCAGGCGCAGTGGATCGATCTGGATGCCACGCGCACGCAACTGGAGCATGCCATCGCCATTCTCATCGGCAAGGCGCCTGCTGCATTCACATTGGCTGCGCAGACCACGCTGCAAGCCAGCATGCCGTCCATTCCTGCCGGTGTGCCCTCCGATTTGCTGGAGCGCCGTCCCGATATCGCCAATGCAGAACGCCTGGCTGCCGCTGCCAATGCCAATATCGGTGTGGCGCGCGCGGCTTGGTTTCCGGCGCTGACGCTGAGCGCTGCCGGTGGCTACAGCGGCAGCGCTTTTTCGCAACTGTTCGACACGCCGGGGCGGGTCTGGTCGCTCGGCAGCGCATTGGCGGCGCTGTTATTCGATGGCGGCGCCCGCCATGCGCGCAATGACCAGGCCCGGGCTGCGTTCGATGCGGCGGTAGCGACTTACAAGCAAACCGTCTTGAGCGGACTGCAAGAGGTGGAAGACAATCTCTCGACCTTGCGCGTACTGGCGCAGGAAAGCCAGGTGCAGGATCAGGCGGTCAAGGCGGCGCAGTTGTCCGAACGGCTGGCAATGAGCCAATACCAGGCCGGCACGAGCACGTATTTATCCGTGCTCACCACGCAGGCGGCGTCGCTCGCCAATCAGCGCGGCGCTGTGCAATTGCTGGGGCGCCAACTGCTGGCCAGCGTGTCCCTGATCAAGGCGGTTGGCGGCGGCTGGCATGCCAGCGACATGAATCAGGCTGCGGCCAATCATTGA